One genomic segment of Burkholderiaceae bacterium includes these proteins:
- the glcF gene encoding glycolate oxidase subunit GlcF produces MQTHLAPEFAGTPEGQEAEAILRKCVHCGFCLATCPTYQLLGDELDSPRGRIYQIKQVLEGQAPTRETQLHLDRCLTCLNCESTCPSGVEYGHLVDIGRQVVERKVERPPAQARQRALLRTGLTSPLFGPAMRLGQAVRGWLPASIKAKVPERRGAGAWPRGTHARQVLLLEGCVQPAMAPNINTATARVLDAAGIQCIRPRGQGCCGAVKFHLADDAGGLAQMRANIDAWWPHVERGGVEAIVSNASGCGVLVKDYGHLLRGDARYAEKAARVSALARDVSELLPDIAAALAGRVRVPGGVLAWHAPCTLQHGQQLRGGVEQHLGALGFALRPAAQEAHLCCGSAGTYSVLQPALSLQLRERKLGHLLGETAAERPAAILSANIGCITHLQAGTDVPVRHWIEVLDEALSKQ; encoded by the coding sequence ATGCAAACCCATCTCGCGCCTGAATTTGCCGGCACCCCCGAAGGCCAGGAGGCCGAGGCCATTTTGCGCAAGTGCGTGCACTGCGGCTTTTGCCTGGCCACCTGCCCCACCTACCAGCTGCTGGGCGACGAGCTGGACAGCCCGCGCGGGCGCATCTACCAGATCAAGCAGGTGCTGGAAGGCCAGGCGCCCACGCGCGAGACGCAGCTGCACCTGGACCGCTGCCTGACCTGCCTGAACTGCGAAAGCACCTGCCCCAGCGGCGTCGAATACGGCCACCTGGTGGACATCGGCCGCCAGGTGGTGGAGCGCAAGGTCGAGCGCCCACCGGCCCAGGCGCGCCAGCGCGCGCTGCTGCGCACGGGCCTCACCTCACCGCTGTTCGGCCCCGCCATGCGCCTGGGCCAGGCGGTGCGCGGCTGGCTGCCCGCATCGATCAAGGCCAAGGTGCCCGAGCGGCGCGGCGCCGGCGCCTGGCCGCGCGGCACGCACGCGCGCCAGGTGCTGCTGCTGGAAGGCTGCGTGCAGCCGGCGATGGCGCCCAACATCAACACCGCCACCGCGCGCGTGCTGGATGCGGCAGGCATCCAGTGCATCCGCCCACGCGGGCAGGGCTGCTGCGGCGCGGTCAAGTTCCACCTGGCCGATGACGCCGGCGGGCTGGCGCAGATGCGCGCCAACATCGACGCCTGGTGGCCGCACGTCGAGCGCGGCGGCGTCGAGGCCATCGTCAGCAACGCCTCGGGTTGCGGCGTGCTGGTCAAGGACTACGGCCATCTGCTGCGCGGCGATGCGCGTTATGCCGAAAAGGCCGCGCGCGTGTCGGCGCTGGCGCGCGACGTGAGCGAGCTGCTGCCCGACATCGCCGCCGCCCTGGCTGGCCGCGTGCGCGTGCCAGGCGGCGTGCTGGCCTGGCACGCGCCCTGCACGCTGCAGCACGGCCAGCAGCTGCGCGGCGGGGTCGAGCAGCACCTGGGCGCCTTGGGCTTTGCGCTGCGCCCCGCCGCGCAGGAGGCGCACCTGTGCTGCGGCTCGGCCGGCACCTACTCGGTGCTGCAGCCCGCGCTGTCGCTGCAGCTGCGCGAGCGCAAGCTGGGCCACCTGCTGGGCGAGACGGCAGCCGAGCGCCCGGCGGCCATCCTGTCGGCCAACATCGGCTGCATCACGCACCTGCAGGCCGGCACCGACGTGCCGGTGCGCCACTGGATCGAGGTGCTGGACGAGGCTCTATCAAAACAGTAG
- the glcE gene encoding glycolate oxidase subunit GlcE yields MQAALDALTDKLRKAIELGRPLRIRGGGTKDFYGQLLHGDVLDTRPLAGVTAYEPSELVVTVGAGTPLADVHALLAERQQHLPFEPPQFGRTGTVGGMVAAGLAGPARASAGGVREHVLGVQMLNGKGELLRFGGQVMKNVAGYDVSRLMAGALGTLGVIVEVSLKVLPLPPAECTLVFELSETSARQQLNRWGGQPLPLNASCWAGGLLAVRLRGARAAIDAARRAMGGELLDAERASRQWCALRDQRLPFFRLDAGQALWRVSVPDTAAPLNLGPTLLEWHGALRWLRLPPAAAPQVRAAAARAGGHATLFRGGDGRVPVFTPMPAPLARIHAQLKQAFDPAGILNPGRLSLDF; encoded by the coding sequence ATGCAAGCCGCACTCGACGCCCTGACCGACAAGCTGCGCAAGGCCATCGAGCTGGGCCGGCCGCTGCGCATCCGCGGCGGCGGCACCAAGGACTTCTACGGCCAGCTGCTGCACGGCGACGTGCTGGACACGCGGCCGCTGGCCGGCGTGACGGCCTACGAGCCCAGCGAGCTGGTGGTCACCGTGGGCGCCGGTACGCCCCTGGCCGACGTACACGCCCTGCTGGCCGAGCGCCAGCAACACCTGCCCTTCGAGCCGCCGCAGTTCGGCCGCACCGGCACCGTGGGCGGCATGGTGGCCGCCGGCCTGGCCGGACCGGCGCGCGCCAGCGCGGGCGGCGTGCGCGAGCACGTGCTGGGCGTGCAGATGCTCAACGGCAAGGGCGAGCTGCTCAGGTTCGGCGGCCAGGTGATGAAGAACGTGGCCGGCTACGACGTCAGCCGCCTGATGGCCGGCGCGCTGGGCACGCTGGGCGTGATCGTCGAGGTCAGCCTCAAGGTGCTGCCGCTGCCGCCGGCCGAATGCACCCTGGTGTTCGAGCTGTCCGAGACCAGCGCGCGCCAGCAGCTCAACCGCTGGGGCGGCCAGCCGCTGCCGCTGAACGCCAGTTGCTGGGCCGGCGGGCTGCTGGCCGTGCGCCTGCGCGGCGCGCGCGCGGCCATCGACGCGGCGCGGCGCGCCATGGGCGGCGAGCTGCTGGACGCCGAGCGGGCCAGCCGCCAATGGTGCGCGCTGCGCGACCAGCGCCTGCCGTTCTTCCGGCTGGACGCCGGCCAGGCGCTGTGGCGCGTCAGCGTGCCTGACACCGCCGCCCCGCTCAACCTGGGCCCCACTTTGCTGGAATGGCACGGCGCGCTGCGCTGGCTGCGCCTGCCGCCGGCGGCCGCGCCCCAGGTGCGCGCGGCGGCGGCCCGCGCCGGCGGCCATGCCACGCTGTTTCGCGGTGGCGACGGGCGCGTGCCGGTGTTCACCCCCATGCCCGCGCCGCTGGCGCGCATTCACGCGCAGCTCAAGCAGGCCTTCGATCCGGCGGGCATCCTCAACCCCGGCCGCCTGTCGCTCGATTTCTGA
- a CDS encoding enoyl-CoA hydratase/isomerase family protein, translating into MTDDTPELDVRQHGGVLRLTIQREARRNAISPAVLKGLSEALTAANADRGVRAIVLTGAGEKAFCAGADLQSGQSFKFDYSEPTQGFANLFRLTRQLNVPLIARVNGACMAGGMGLMAMCDMVVAAPHAVFGLPEVKVGVFPAQVLSVLNGLIGARALAELCITGEPITAKEALALGLINHVSEDLDAGVQALLDRFLDKSPAAIRRGLYLMKRIGAMSFEESMAFTESQIALFALTEDAAEGQAAFREKRKPNWSGR; encoded by the coding sequence ATGACCGACGACACCCCCGAGCTCGACGTCCGCCAGCACGGCGGCGTGCTGCGGCTCACCATCCAGCGCGAGGCGCGCCGCAACGCCATCAGCCCGGCCGTTCTCAAGGGCCTGAGCGAAGCGCTCACGGCCGCCAACGCCGACCGCGGCGTGCGCGCCATCGTGCTGACCGGCGCGGGCGAGAAGGCCTTTTGCGCCGGGGCCGACTTGCAGAGCGGCCAGTCCTTCAAGTTCGACTACTCCGAGCCCACGCAGGGCTTTGCCAATCTGTTTCGCCTGACGCGCCAGCTCAACGTGCCGCTGATCGCGCGCGTCAACGGCGCCTGCATGGCCGGCGGCATGGGCCTGATGGCCATGTGCGACATGGTCGTCGCCGCACCGCACGCCGTCTTCGGGCTGCCCGAGGTGAAGGTGGGCGTGTTCCCGGCCCAGGTGCTGAGCGTGTTGAATGGGCTGATCGGCGCGCGGGCGCTGGCCGAGCTGTGCATCACCGGCGAGCCGATCACGGCTAAAGAAGCACTGGCGCTGGGCCTGATCAACCACGTCAGCGAAGACCTGGACGCCGGCGTGCAGGCGCTGCTCGATCGCTTTCTGGACAAGTCCCCCGCCGCCATCCGCCGTGGGCTGTACCTGATGAAGCGCATCGGCGCGATGTCGTTCGAGGAGTCGATGGCCTTCACCGAAAGCCAGATCGCGCTGTTCGCGCTGACCGAGGATGCTGCAGAAGGCCAGGCGGCCTTCCGCGAAAAACGCAAACCGAATTGGAGCGGGCGATGA
- a CDS encoding tripartite tricarboxylate transporter substrate binding protein: MTHPRPPHCTRRAALAACAGAIAAPSAWAQLTGERPMRIVVAFGPGSGNDIIARELAPFMGASLKHPVIVENRPGAGGSVGTDVVAKAAPDGLTLGLGTSSQLVMNVGLYRHLPFDVEKDLRVVGLISRTPMLLAGKASGARTLKELIAQARANPGQITYGSGGTGSISHIVGEAFARAAGIRLNHIPYKGNAAAMADLAGGHVDLVFDGIISSGPMARQGRVRILAYGGAQRSPEIPQVPTFAELGLRDYDAYTWNCLFAPAATPDADIARINQALNAALAQPAVQQRLAQGGSEPLGPSTPAQADAFGRKERERWVPFVRSLKIETS, from the coding sequence ATGACCCATCCCCGCCCACCCCACTGCACCCGCCGCGCCGCGCTGGCCGCCTGCGCCGGCGCCATCGCCGCCCCATCGGCCTGGGCCCAGCTAACCGGCGAGCGCCCAATGCGCATCGTCGTCGCCTTCGGGCCCGGCAGCGGCAACGACATCATCGCGCGCGAGCTGGCCCCCTTCATGGGCGCCAGCCTCAAGCACCCCGTCATCGTGGAGAACCGCCCCGGCGCGGGCGGCTCCGTCGGCACCGACGTGGTGGCCAAGGCCGCCCCCGACGGCCTCACGCTCGGCCTGGGCACCAGCTCGCAACTGGTGATGAACGTCGGGCTCTACCGCCACCTGCCTTTCGACGTCGAGAAGGACCTGCGCGTGGTCGGCCTGATCAGCCGCACCCCCATGCTGCTGGCCGGCAAGGCCTCGGGCGCCAGGACCCTGAAGGAGCTGATCGCCCAGGCCAGGGCCAACCCCGGGCAGATCACCTACGGCTCGGGCGGCACCGGCTCCATCAGCCACATCGTGGGCGAGGCCTTTGCCCGCGCCGCCGGCATCCGGCTCAACCACATCCCCTACAAAGGCAACGCCGCCGCCATGGCCGACCTGGCCGGCGGCCACGTCGACCTGGTGTTCGACGGCATCATCAGCTCGGGCCCCATGGCCCGGCAGGGGCGCGTGCGCATCCTGGCCTATGGCGGCGCGCAGCGCAGCCCCGAGATCCCGCAGGTGCCGACCTTTGCCGAGCTGGGCCTGCGCGACTACGACGCCTACACCTGGAACTGCCTGTTCGCGCCCGCCGCCACGCCCGATGCCGACATCGCGCGCATCAACCAGGCGCTCAACGCCGCGCTGGCACAGCCTGCCGTCCAGCAGCGCCTGGCCCAGGGCGGCTCGGAGCCGCTGGGCCCCTCCACGCCCGCGCAGGCCGACGCCTTTGGCCGCAAGGAGCGCGAGCGCTGGGTGCCGTTCGTGCGCAGCCTGAAGATCGAGACCAGTTGA
- a CDS encoding CoA transferase, which produces MAGPLHGVRVLDLTTVFMGPSATQHLADLGADVIKVEAPGGDSTRSIGPCGDIGLGPLFMGLNRNKRSLVLDLKQPAGVAALLRLARDADVLATNVRPAAMRRLGLGYEALAAANPRLIYASMVGFSQRGPYAGKAAFDDLIQAATGLAAAVGQGAGGEPRYLPITIADRSVGLYAFGVISAALYARERTGRGQSVDIPMFETMIPYVLGDHLYGHTFDPPQGGFGYPRLLSPQRRPYRTRDGYVCCLIYTDRHWEIFLNAIGKGEWLKTDPRFVDIRTRTQAIDSLYQLVADELAQRSTAEWRALLPEAEIPVFPMHTFDSLLRDEHLQATGFFEHTEHPVVGKILETAVPSEWSGTPPTRRTPVPRLGEHTAEVLREAGFADAEIQALIDQGAARAAIPQPPKRATP; this is translated from the coding sequence ATGGCCGGCCCGCTGCACGGCGTGCGCGTGCTCGATTTGACCACCGTCTTCATGGGCCCCTCGGCCACCCAGCACCTGGCCGACCTGGGCGCCGACGTGATCAAGGTCGAGGCGCCGGGGGGCGACTCCACGCGCAGCATCGGGCCCTGCGGCGACATCGGCCTGGGCCCGCTGTTCATGGGCCTGAACCGCAACAAGCGCAGCCTGGTGCTCGACCTCAAGCAGCCTGCGGGCGTGGCCGCGCTGCTGCGCCTGGCCCGCGATGCCGACGTGCTGGCCACCAACGTGCGGCCAGCGGCCATGCGGCGCCTGGGCCTGGGCTACGAGGCCCTGGCCGCCGCCAACCCGCGCCTGATCTACGCCAGCATGGTGGGCTTTTCGCAGCGCGGGCCGTATGCCGGCAAGGCCGCGTTCGACGACCTGATCCAGGCCGCCACCGGCCTGGCCGCGGCCGTGGGCCAGGGCGCGGGTGGCGAGCCGCGCTACCTGCCCATCACCATCGCCGACCGCTCGGTGGGGCTGTACGCCTTCGGCGTGATCAGCGCCGCGCTGTACGCGCGCGAGCGCACCGGGCGCGGCCAGAGCGTGGACATCCCCATGTTCGAGACCATGATCCCCTACGTGCTGGGCGACCACCTGTACGGCCACACCTTCGATCCGCCCCAGGGCGGCTTCGGCTACCCGCGTCTGCTCTCGCCCCAGCGCCGGCCCTACAGGACGCGCGACGGCTACGTCTGCTGCCTGATCTACACCGACCGGCACTGGGAGATTTTCTTGAACGCCATCGGCAAGGGTGAGTGGCTGAAGACCGACCCGCGCTTTGTCGACATCCGCACCCGCACGCAGGCCATCGACTCGCTCTACCAGCTGGTGGCCGACGAGCTGGCGCAGCGCAGCACGGCCGAATGGCGCGCGCTGCTGCCCGAGGCGGAGATTCCGGTCTTTCCCATGCACACCTTCGACTCGCTGCTGCGCGACGAGCACCTGCAAGCCACGGGGTTCTTCGAGCACACCGAGCATCCGGTGGTGGGCAAGATCCTGGAGACCGCCGTGCCCAGCGAATGGTCGGGCACGCCGCCCACGCGGCGCACGCCCGTGCCGCGCCTGGGCGAACACACCGCCGAGGTGCTGCGCGAGGCGGGCTTTGCGGACGCCGAGATCCAGGCGCTGATCGACCAGGGCGCCGCGCGCGCCGCCATCCCCCAACCACCGAAGAGAGCGACACCATGA
- the lplT gene encoding lysophospholipid transporter LplT, with protein sequence MKRGFYTIMAAQFFSSLADNALFVAAVEMLRRSGATDWQQAALVPMFALFYVLLAPWVGAFADSRPKGWVMFLSNAIKIVGCVLMLFGGHPLLAYAVVGLGAAAYSPAKYGILTELLPPSQLIKANGWIEGLTIASIILGVVLGGQLVSPRLSDWLLSFDVPWIDTGIDKPAEAAIAGLVFVYAIAAAINLWIPRTGVKMRRLPRRAMWLLLPDFWRCNRRLWHDRLGQIALATTTLFWGVSGNMRYIVLAWAAVALGYGTTAASNLVGVVALGTAAGAVAASMWVRLDRATAVLPLGLLMGALVAAMVLVRHLGVAVPFLVLLGALGGYIVVPMNALLQHRGHNLMGSGRSIAVQNFNEQAAILVLGAFYSAATGLGLPAFGAIVLFGAVVVVMMALIRHWHHHNQRHHTAELERLLDLARSDRLHH encoded by the coding sequence ATGAAGCGCGGCTTCTACACCATCATGGCCGCGCAGTTCTTCAGCTCGCTGGCCGACAACGCGCTGTTCGTCGCGGCAGTCGAGATGCTGCGCCGCAGCGGCGCCACCGACTGGCAGCAGGCCGCGCTGGTGCCCATGTTCGCGCTGTTCTACGTGCTGCTGGCGCCCTGGGTGGGGGCGTTTGCCGACTCGCGGCCCAAGGGCTGGGTGATGTTTCTCAGCAATGCCATCAAGATCGTCGGCTGCGTGCTGATGCTGTTCGGCGGCCACCCGCTGCTGGCCTACGCCGTCGTCGGCCTGGGCGCGGCGGCGTATTCGCCGGCCAAGTACGGCATCCTGACCGAGCTGCTGCCGCCCTCGCAACTGATCAAAGCCAACGGCTGGATCGAGGGGCTGACCATTGCCTCCATTATCCTGGGCGTGGTGCTGGGCGGCCAGCTGGTCAGCCCGCGCCTGTCGGACTGGCTGCTCAGCTTCGACGTGCCCTGGATCGACACCGGTATCGACAAGCCCGCCGAGGCGGCCATTGCCGGCCTGGTGTTCGTCTACGCCATCGCCGCCGCCATCAACCTGTGGATTCCGCGCACCGGCGTGAAGATGCGGCGCCTGCCGCGGCGCGCCATGTGGCTGCTGCTGCCCGACTTCTGGCGCTGCAACCGCCGCCTGTGGCACGACCGCCTGGGGCAGATCGCGCTGGCCACCACCACCCTGTTCTGGGGCGTGTCGGGCAACATGCGCTACATCGTGCTGGCCTGGGCCGCCGTGGCGCTGGGCTACGGCACCACCGCGGCGTCCAACCTGGTGGGCGTGGTGGCCCTGGGCACGGCGGCGGGCGCGGTGGCGGCGTCGATGTGGGTGCGGCTGGACCGCGCCACCGCCGTGCTGCCGCTGGGCCTGCTGATGGGGGCGCTGGTGGCGGCCATGGTGCTGGTGCGGCACCTGGGCGTGGCGGTGCCCTTTCTGGTTTTGCTGGGCGCGCTGGGCGGCTACATCGTGGTGCCCATGAACGCGCTGCTGCAGCACCGCGGCCACAACCTGATGGGGTCGGGGCGCTCCATCGCGGTGCAGAACTTCAACGAGCAGGCGGCCATCCTGGTGCTGGGCGCCTTCTACAGCGCGGCCACCGGTCTGGGCCTGCCGGCCTTCGGCGCCATCGTGCTGTTCGGCGCCGTGGTGGTGGTCATGATGGCGCTGATTCGCCACTGGCACCACCACAACCAGCGCCACCACACGGCCGAGCTGGAGCGCCTTTTGGATTTGGCGCGCAGCGACCGGCTGCATCACTGA
- a CDS encoding DMT family transporter, translated as MATPTGTLGPALALLLNASVWGLAWLPFKALQARGLHPVWATAFVYVLALAALLAWRPQGARALAQNPRLWGLAAAAGLTNVCFNWAITAGDVVRVTLLFYLMPVWSIGLAWLLVGERPTRAALGRLLLALAGVALVLWRPGSAWPLPQGGADWLALAGGFCFALTNALVRRWRDTPEDGRALAMFCGGLAMAGGLALGGVAGGPLPAPSASWLPWIGVLAAGFLGGNLALQYGAACLKAQVTALLMLSEVVIATGSSFVLGAAHPTPMVWLGGALIMLTALLAVRH; from the coding sequence ATGGCAACGCCGACCGGCACCCTGGGCCCGGCGCTGGCCCTGCTGCTGAACGCCTCGGTCTGGGGCCTGGCCTGGCTGCCGTTCAAGGCGCTGCAGGCGCGCGGCCTGCACCCGGTGTGGGCCACGGCTTTCGTCTACGTGCTGGCGCTGGCGGCGCTGCTCGCGTGGCGCCCGCAGGGCGCGCGGGCGCTGGCGCAAAACCCGCGCCTGTGGGGCCTGGCGGCGGCGGCGGGGCTGACCAACGTGTGCTTCAACTGGGCCATCACGGCGGGGGACGTGGTGCGCGTCACGCTGCTGTTCTACCTGATGCCGGTGTGGTCCATCGGCCTGGCCTGGCTGCTGGTGGGCGAGCGGCCCACGCGCGCCGCGCTGGGGCGCCTGCTGCTGGCGCTGGCGGGCGTGGCCCTGGTGCTGTGGCGCCCCGGATCGGCCTGGCCGCTGCCCCAGGGTGGCGCCGACTGGCTGGCGCTGGCGGGCGGCTTTTGCTTTGCGCTGACCAACGCGCTGGTGCGCCGCTGGCGCGACACGCCGGAGGACGGGCGCGCGCTGGCCATGTTCTGCGGCGGCCTGGCCATGGCCGGCGGCCTGGCGCTGGGCGGCGTCGCGGGCGGGCCGCTGCCGGCGCCGTCGGCCAGCTGGCTGCCCTGGATCGGGGTGCTGGCCGCGGGCTTTCTGGGCGGCAACCTGGCGCTGCAGTACGGCGCGGCGTGCCTGAAGGCGCAGGTGACGGCGCTGCTGATGCTGTCGGAGGTGGTGATTGCCACCGGCTCGTCCTTCGTGCTGGGCGCGGCGCACCCCACGCCCATGGTGTGGCTGGGCGGCGCGCTGATCATGCTGACCGCGCTGCTGGCGGTGCGGCACTGA
- a CDS encoding PIN domain-containing protein, translating to MSQAFVVIDTNRVLDLWLFDEPQMAALRHAIATGALRWRATTAMRGELARVLGYPAVLAQLERRRRPAAQVLAAFDQWSHPALAAPPAGVRCRDADDQGFVDLAVAWRAALFSKDRAVIELGRALAPLGVAVHAGDWPGHGGVPTLGASYQK from the coding sequence TTGAGCCAAGCCTTTGTCGTCATCGACACCAACCGGGTGCTCGACCTGTGGCTGTTCGACGAGCCGCAGATGGCCGCGCTGCGGCACGCGATCGCCACCGGCGCGCTGCGCTGGCGGGCCACCACCGCCATGCGCGGCGAGCTGGCGCGCGTGCTGGGCTATCCGGCGGTGCTGGCCCAACTGGAGCGCCGCCGTCGCCCGGCCGCGCAGGTGCTGGCCGCCTTTGACCAATGGAGCCACCCCGCGCTCGCCGCGCCGCCCGCGGGCGTGCGCTGCCGCGACGCGGACGACCAGGGCTTCGTCGACCTGGCCGTCGCCTGGCGCGCCGCCCTGTTCAGCAAGGACCGGGCGGTGATCGAGCTGGGCCGCGCGCTGGCGCCGCTGGGCGTGGCGGTGCATGCCGGCGACTGGCCGGGGCATGGCGGCGTGCCAACCCTCGGCGCAAGCTATCAAAAATAG
- a CDS encoding DUF1446 domain-containing protein has product MNEKKVIRIGGASGFWGDSSVGAPQLVQSGQIDYLVFDYLAELTMSILAAARLKKPELGYATDFVSVAMKGVLKDVVAKGIRVVSNAGGVNPQGCAEALRTLAREQGVAVKIAVVSGDDVMPLMPELRNGQPPVAELQSGAPLPAKVLTANAYLGAAPIRAALDAGAQIVVTGRCVDSAVTLGVLMHEFGWQAGDFDPLAGGSLAGHIIECGCQGTGGLHTDWQDVPDWAHIGYPIVECAADGSFIVTKPAGTGGLVAPPCVAEQMLYEIHDPAAYLLPDVVCDFTQVRMQQTGPERVHVSGARGRAPTDSYKVSATYLDGFKTSAQLTIIGFDAAAKARRTGEAILQRVGELLAAQGLPPFSATHLEVLGAESCYGPLAQPEVAQTREAILRLSARHRDKAALELLAREIAPAGTSFAPGTTGAGGRASVSPLIRQYAFLLGKERVTPAITLDGAPVLLPLPLGEGRGEGTRPATENANHEQNEHVASIHSAQTATNSIANPADTLEVPLIRLAWARSGDKGDTSNIGVIARRPEWLPLLRAQLTEARVAEHLAHLVKGPVTRHEVPGIHAFNFVCEQALGGGGMASLRNDPLGKGMGQILLAMPVRVPKAWSL; this is encoded by the coding sequence ATGAACGAGAAAAAAGTCATTCGCATCGGCGGTGCCTCGGGCTTCTGGGGCGACTCCAGCGTGGGCGCGCCGCAGTTGGTGCAAAGCGGGCAGATCGACTACCTGGTGTTCGACTATCTGGCCGAACTCACTATGTCCATCCTGGCCGCCGCGCGCCTGAAGAAGCCCGAGCTGGGCTACGCCACCGACTTCGTTAGCGTGGCCATGAAGGGCGTGCTGAAGGACGTGGTGGCCAAGGGCATCCGCGTGGTCAGCAATGCGGGCGGCGTCAACCCCCAAGGCTGCGCCGAAGCCCTGCGCACCCTGGCGCGCGAGCAGGGCGTGGCGGTGAAGATCGCCGTCGTCAGTGGCGACGACGTGATGCCGCTGATGCCCGAGCTGCGCAACGGTCAGCCCCCGGTGGCCGAGCTGCAAAGCGGCGCGCCGCTGCCGGCCAAGGTGCTGACGGCCAACGCCTACCTGGGCGCCGCGCCGATCCGGGCCGCGCTGGATGCCGGCGCGCAGATCGTCGTCACCGGTCGCTGCGTGGACTCGGCCGTCACGCTGGGTGTGCTGATGCACGAGTTCGGCTGGCAGGCGGGCGACTTCGACCCACTCGCCGGCGGCAGCCTGGCCGGCCACATCATCGAATGCGGCTGCCAGGGCACGGGCGGGCTGCATACCGACTGGCAAGACGTGCCCGACTGGGCGCACATCGGCTATCCCATCGTCGAATGCGCGGCGGATGGCAGCTTCATCGTCACCAAGCCCGCGGGCACGGGCGGGCTGGTCGCCCCGCCATGCGTGGCCGAGCAGATGCTGTACGAGATCCACGACCCCGCGGCCTACCTGCTGCCCGACGTGGTGTGCGACTTCACCCAGGTCCGCATGCAGCAGACCGGCCCCGAGCGCGTGCACGTGAGCGGCGCGCGCGGCCGCGCGCCGACGGATTCGTACAAGGTCAGCGCGACCTACCTGGACGGCTTCAAGACCTCGGCGCAGCTGACCATCATCGGCTTCGACGCCGCCGCCAAGGCGCGGCGCACGGGCGAGGCCATCCTGCAGCGCGTGGGCGAGCTGCTGGCCGCGCAAGGGCTGCCCCCTTTCAGCGCCACGCATCTCGAGGTGCTGGGGGCCGAGTCCTGCTACGGCCCGCTGGCCCAGCCGGAGGTCGCGCAAACACGCGAGGCCATCCTGCGCCTTTCCGCGCGCCACCGCGACAAGGCCGCGCTGGAGCTGCTGGCGCGCGAGATCGCTCCCGCCGGCACCTCGTTCGCGCCCGGCACCACCGGCGCCGGCGGGCGCGCCTCGGTCTCGCCGCTGATCCGGCAATACGCCTTCCTGCTGGGCAAGGAGCGCGTGACGCCCGCCATCACGCTGGATGGCGCCCCAGTCTTGCTCCCTCTCCCTCTGGGAGAGGGCAGGGGTGAGGGCACGCGGCCTGCAACAGAAAACGCGAATCATGAACAAAATGAGCATGTAGCCAGCATCCATTCAGCGCAAACAGCTACCAATTCAATAGCAAACCCCGCCGACACACTCGAAGTCCCCTTGATCCGCCTGGCCTGGGCGCGCTCGGGCGACAAGGGCGACACCTCCAACATCGGCGTCATCGCGCGCCGCCCCGAATGGCTGCCCCTGCTGCGCGCGCAACTGACCGAGGCGCGCGTGGCCGAGCACCTGGCGCACCTGGTCAAGGGGCCGGTCACGCGCCATGAAGTGCCCGGCATCCATGCCTTCAACTTCGTCTGCGAGCAGGCGCTGGGCGGCGGCGGCATGGCCTCGCTGCGCAACGACCCGCTGGGCAAGGGCATGGGGCAGATCCTGCTGGCCATGCCAGTGCGGGTGCCCAAGGCCTGGTCACTTTAA